From one Scophthalmus maximus strain ysfricsl-2021 chromosome 19, ASM2237912v1, whole genome shotgun sequence genomic stretch:
- the inpp5jb gene encoding phosphatidylinositol 4,5-bisphosphate 5-phosphatase A: MDQYKSETQEENPKAEALTTTPAPASNATAPSNDPSTGQPPAPARPRRPQRSARVEGSVDISEPQAEPKAVPAPEAKQDESTPDGAGASRPKPSRPAVGKPFGQRTGHGIRAGPKGPGHHPVRAVSVPHPPTSRPDTPRLNPHAQRALSVAGTADTQAQTVEDFRVHIITWNVGSATPPDDITALLGLNVGDGNTDMYIIGLQEVNSMINKRLKDVLFTDQWSEVCMERLSPFGYVLVTSQRMQGLLLLIFAKYFHLPFLRGVQTETTRTGLGGYWGNKGGVSARMSVFGHTICFLNCHLPAHMENSEQRMEDFESILQQQQFEGQAATGVLDHDVVFWLGDLNFRINDLDMQVVKSSIDNNRFPLLWEKDQLNMAKDSETVLEGFHEGPLKFPPTYKFDVGTNTYDTSGKKRKPAWTDRILWRLRAAAPAGAALSEGKRCSISGLTSGTKVMQHCYRSHMEFTVSDHKPVSSIFTLQFPYKVDIPLVTLIVDDEWNSIADATTTFKLAPNYSRSSWDWIGLYKVGFKHHKDYVGYVWAKQEEADFQRQEQQVTFTEEELPKGSGDFILGYYSNNMNTIVGVTEPFQIQLPTSGLGMTSSDSSDFSSEDEGTMVLSKTRSRSPSPRKGKHRRARSGTHSRSRSQSRSGSPAQVKVKEQNITDGPQSSATAGCESAGHPAEGSSSLASAPGDATKTTDDSGV, from the exons ATGGACCAATATAAGAGTGAGACACAAGAAGAAAACCCAAAAGCAGAAGCTTTAACAACAACTCCAGCTCCAGCATCAAATGCAACGGCTCCATCCAATGATCCCTCGACCGGCCAGCCTCCAGCGCCCGCCAGGCCTCGGCGGCCCCAGAGAAGTGCCAGAGTGGAGGGCTCTGTTGACATCTCTGAACCTCAAGCCGAGCCCAAAGCCGTACCAGCTCCAGAGGCGAAGCAGGATGAGAGCACTCCCGATGGCGCTGGGGCGAGTCGTCCCAAACCCTCACGCCCGGCAGTAGGCAAACCATTTGGACAGCGCACTGGTCACGGCATTAGGGCCGGCCCGAAAGGTCCAGGACACCACCCTGTTCGAGCTGTCTCAGTCCCCCACCCACCCACGAGTAGGCCCGACACTCCTCGCCTGAACCCTCATGCACAGAGAGCCCTCTCTGTAGCAGGGACAGCCGACACTCAGGCCCAGACTGTGGAAGACTTCAG GGTGCACATCATCACTTGGAACGTGGGTTCGGCCACGCCACCCGATGACATCACTGCCTTGCTGGGGCTGAATGTGGGTGACGgaaacacagacatgtacaTCATCGG GCTGCAGGAAGTGAACTCTATGATTAACAAAAGGCTGAAAGATGTCCTCTTCACGGACCAGTGGAGCGAGGTCTGCATGGAGAGACTCAGCCCCTTTGGTTATGTGCTG GTGACCTCCCAGCGGATGCAAGGATTGCTACTGTTAATCTTTGCCAAGTATTTCCATCTGCCCTTCCTCCGCGGAGTCCAGACTGAGACCACCCGCACTGGCCTGGGGGGTTACTGG GGGAATAAAGGTGGAGTGAGCGCCCGCATGTCAGTGTTCGGTCACACCATCTGCTTCCTTAACTGCCACCTGCCGGCTCACATGGAGAACTCAGAGCAGCGCATGGAGGACTTTGAGAgcatcctgcagcagcagcagtttgagggCCAGGCTGCCACTGGGGTTCTTGACCATGA TGTGGTGTTCTGGTTGGGAGATCTCAATTTCCGCATTAATGACCTGGATATGCAAGTGGTAAAATCATCCATTGATAACAACAGATTCCCCTTGCTGTGGGAAAAGGATCAG CTGAACATGGCCAAAGACAGTGAGACGGTGTTAGAGGGATTTCACGAGGGACCGCTGAAATTCCCTCCTACCTACAAGTTTGATGTCGGAACAAATACATATGACACAAG TGGAAAGAAACGTAAACCAGCTTGGACCGATCGGATCCTGTGGCGTCTGAGAGCCGCTGCACCTGCCGGTGCCGCACTAAGCGAAGGGAAGCGTTGCTCCATTTCAGGATTGACCAGTGGGACCAAAGTGATGCAACACTGCTACAGAAGTCACATGGAATTCACCGTCAGCGACCACAAACCAGTCTCTTCCATCTTTACTTTGCAG TTCCCTTACAAGGTGGACATTCCCTTGGTCACACTCATAGTGGATGACGAGTGGAATAGCATTGCTGATGCCACAACAACATTCAAACTGGCACCCAACTACTCGCGCAGCTCCTGGGACTGGATTGGACTTTACAAG GTGGGTTTCAAACACCACAAGGACTATGTGGGATATGTGTGGGCCAAGCAAGAGGAAGCCGATTTCCAACGACAGGAACAGCAG GTAACCTTTACCGAGGAGGAATTGCCCAAAGGCTCAGGGGACTTTATCTTGGGTTACTATagcaacaacatgaacaccatTGTGGGTGTAACAGAGCCATTTCAG ATCCAGCTTCCCACGTCAGGCCTTGGCATGACTTCTTCAGACAGCTCTGACTTTAGCTCAGAAGATGAAGGCACTATGGTCCTGTCGAAGACGAGGTCCCGCAGTCCCAGTCCACGCAAGGGCAAACACCGCCGGGCTCGCAGCGGCACCCACAGCCGCAGCCGCAGTCAAAGCCGCTCTGGCAGTCCTGCACAGGTCAAAGTGAAAGAGCAAAACATCACTGATGGTCCCCAGTCCAGCGCCACAGCTGGGTGTGAGTCTGCAGGacatccagcagagggcagcagcagcctggcgTCCGCTCCTGGGGATGCAACCAAAACCACAGATGATTCAGGAGTGTGA